Proteins encoded within one genomic window of Lepidochelys kempii isolate rLepKem1 chromosome 11, rLepKem1.hap2, whole genome shotgun sequence:
- the ERMN gene encoding ermin, translating to MTEEVPITSSILEYNGNVPPEKTQLQVIDIIDEIAKSVGTVPCENAETSPEAPLKKENQEDNKNSVEDNTICGALDGEKQCEEKQEENNATLEEGSADIPSENTRPDEEKSREGPCEEIIPVSTKECEITRQEERNTEQPQEETATHANEAEEFQTAGAQEEARMLESKEQNKADTQLEERENVEEEEEEEVQLIESKKENGGESPLKNQESNREECPPTSPSFNFQPEKPEEQPGSGKKNDISRHSYSRYNTISYRKIRKGNTKQRIDEFESMMHL from the exons ATGACAGAAGAAGTCCCAATTACATCTAGCATACTTGAGTACAATGGGAATGTACCACCTGAAAAAACTCAGCTGCAGGTCATTGATATTATTGATGAAATAGCAAAATCTGTTGGGACAGTTCCATGTGAAAATGCAGAAACCAGTCCTGAAGCTCCacttaaaaaggaaaatcaagaGGATAACAAGAATTCAGTAGAGGACAACACAATATGTGGTGCTCTCGATGGGGAGAAGCAATGCGAAG aaaaacaagaggaaaacaATGCAACTCTAGAGGAAGGATCAGCTGACATCCCTTCCGAGAACACTAGACCTGATGAAGAGAAATCAAGAGAAG GGCCCTGTGAGGAGATTATTCCTGTAAGCACCAAAGAATGTGAAATAACTAGACAGGAAGAAAGGAACACAGAGCAACCTCAGGAAGAAACAGCTACTCATGCTAATGAGGCCGAGGAGTTCCAGACAGCAGGAGCCCAGGAAGAAGCGAGGATGCTTGAATCCAAGGAGCAAAATAAAGCTGATACACAATTAGAAGAAAGAGAGaatgtggaagaggaggaggaggaggaagtgcagTTGAtagaaagcaagaaagaaaatGGTGGGGAGTCTCCTTTAAAGAACCAAGAAAGTAACAGGGAGGAATGCCCTCCTACCAGCCCCAGTTTTAACTTCCAGCCTGAGAAACCTGAGGAGCAGCCAGGctcagggaaaaaaaatgatATCTCCAGACATAGTTATTCTAGATACAATACAATCTCCTACCGCAAGATCAGAAAAGGAAACACTAAACAAAGAATTGATGAATTTGAGTCCATGATGCATTTATAA